In Rutidosis leptorrhynchoides isolate AG116_Rl617_1_P2 chromosome 2, CSIRO_AGI_Rlap_v1, whole genome shotgun sequence, one genomic interval encodes:
- the LOC139892265 gene encoding probable carbohydrate esterase At4g34215, with amino-acid sequence MSFANRVLQKNPKLGPLGLVPCAVGGLMGTKISEWAKGGFLYKQLLRRARMARKTGGSIQGILWFQGESDTVNVMDAKMYKRRLVNLFNNLRADLRSPLLPIIQVAIITGQGPYVEPVREAQLGLKLPKVSCVDAKGLPLLADKLHLSTPAQVRLGRMLADAFVNQS; translated from the exons ATGTCGTTTGCTAACAGGGTGTTGCAAAAGAATCCAAAACTGGGTCCATTGGGTTTGGTTCCATGTGCAGTTGGTGGTCTAATGGGGACTAAGATTAGCGAGTGGGCAAAGGGGGGTTTTTTGTATAAGCAACTATTGAGACGGGCTCGAATGGCTCGAAAAACGGGTGGTTCGATTCAAGGGATTTTGTGGTTTCAAGGAGAGAGTGACACTGTAAATGTAATGGATGCGAAAATGTACAAAAGAAGGTTGGTTAATTTGTTTAACAATCTTCGTGCTGATCTTAGATCTCCTTTACTCCCTATTATTCAG GTGGCTATAATTACTGGACAAGGGCCGTATGTGGAACCTGTAAGAGAAGCGCAATTGGGGTTAAAACTTCCAAAGGTGAGTTGTGTCGATGCTAAGGGTTTGCCGTTGCTAGCAGATAAGTTGCACTTAAGCACCCCAGCTCAGGTGCGCTTGGGTCGTATGTTAGCCGATGCCTTCGTAAACCAAAGCTAG